A part of Candidatus Tanganyikabacteria bacterium genomic DNA contains:
- a CDS encoding class I SAM-dependent methyltransferase, with amino-acid sequence MSPAETPYSSYAAIYDRSGQSRFGLRMLLYARRLWGGEWPRSVLDLGCGTGAVAVALSLRDVRAVGVDRSPEMLARARARAARWGARAEFVQADYRDFALEDRFEAVTCFYDAINYCHTPFDLERVFRQAHRHARTGGTLFFDAITHFGIKHAWGTQTDARVESDVVRVWKSTFEPATGCGRLDITYLLRDEVDAGLWRRFDEEHVHRGYDPVEVHAALRSAGWEPRETFVCFTEDPVTMMTYRVAYLAIKRG; translated from the coding sequence ATGTCTCCGGCCGAAACGCCCTACTCGTCTTACGCGGCGATCTACGATCGGTCCGGCCAGAGCAGGTTCGGCCTCCGCATGCTGCTGTATGCCCGCCGTCTGTGGGGCGGCGAGTGGCCGCGATCGGTGCTGGATCTCGGCTGCGGCACCGGAGCGGTCGCCGTCGCCCTCTCCTTGCGCGACGTGCGCGCCGTGGGCGTGGATCGCTCGCCGGAGATGCTGGCCCGCGCCCGCGCCCGCGCCGCGCGGTGGGGAGCCCGGGCGGAGTTCGTCCAGGCCGACTACCGCGACTTCGCACTCGAAGACCGGTTCGAAGCCGTCACCTGCTTCTACGACGCCATCAATTACTGCCACACGCCGTTCGACCTCGAACGCGTCTTCCGCCAGGCCCACCGCCACGCCCGGACGGGCGGCACCCTGTTCTTCGACGCCATCACGCACTTCGGCATCAAGCACGCGTGGGGCACGCAGACCGACGCCCGCGTCGAGAGCGACGTGGTCCGCGTCTGGAAGTCCACGTTCGAGCCGGCCACGGGCTGCGGCCGCCTCGACATCACGTACCTCCTGCGCGACGAGGTCGACGCCGGGCTCTGGCGGCGCTTCGACGAGGAGCATGTCCACCGCGGGTACGATCCGGTCGAGGTCCACGCCGCCCTCCGGTCCGCCGGCTGGGAGCCGCGCGAGACCTTCGTCTGCTTCACCGAGGACCCGGTGACGATGATGACCTACCGGGTCGCCTACCTGGCAATCAAGCGGGGATGA
- a CDS encoding serine/threonine protein kinase, which produces MEGQNLDELVGEVPVDRIIQIGIDLCDILAFAHSMAIVHRDIKPSNVMVSNQTHRVKLLDFGIAKNAGLGISQVTTDSDVPIGTFTYMAPEQFASPNQAHGASDIYSLGLTLYRVITGNLPATPWLGPRTFSLVPPDAFAPIDELAPAVQRFVATLGTVLPDLDWVADLDRVVGKAFREHSADRYRSAAEFKAELERVRALVSASVRA; this is translated from the coding sequence GTGGAGGGCCAGAACCTGGACGAGCTAGTGGGCGAAGTGCCGGTCGATCGCATCATCCAGATCGGCATAGACCTGTGCGACATCCTCGCTTTCGCCCACTCGATGGCCATCGTGCACCGCGACATCAAGCCGTCCAACGTGATGGTGTCCAACCAGACGCACCGTGTGAAGCTCCTCGATTTCGGCATCGCCAAGAATGCCGGCCTCGGCATCTCCCAGGTCACGACGGACAGCGACGTTCCCATCGGTACGTTCACCTACATGGCCCCCGAGCAGTTCGCGTCGCCGAACCAGGCGCACGGCGCCTCGGACATCTACAGCCTCGGCCTGACGCTGTACCGCGTGATCACCGGCAACCTTCCCGCGACTCCCTGGCTGGGCCCGCGCACGTTTTCCCTGGTTCCGCCCGACGCCTTCGCGCCGATCGACGAACTGGCGCCGGCCGTGCAGCGGTTCGTGGCGACCCTGGGAACGGTGCTGCCGGATCTCGACTGGGTCGCCGACCTGGACCGGGTTGTTGGCAAGGCGTTCCGCGAGCATTCGGCGGATCGTTACCGATCCGCCGCGGAGTTCAAGGCCGAACTGGAACGCGTGCGCGCGCTGGTTTCGGCGAGCGTGCGGGCCTGA